One part of the Mariniblastus fucicola genome encodes these proteins:
- a CDS encoding bifunctional nuclease family protein produces MLIEMQLARIIISEINDNQLVFLKEVGGERQFPILIGIFEATSIDRRVKNINRPRPLTHDLLVGAIEMMGGELESVVINDLRDHTYFANLRVKHNGETLDLDARPSDAIAVAVTCDPALPIFIEEEVLEQALSSL; encoded by the coding sequence ATGCTTATCGAAATGCAATTGGCTCGCATCATCATCAGCGAGATCAATGACAACCAACTGGTTTTCTTGAAAGAAGTTGGTGGCGAGCGACAATTCCCGATCCTGATCGGAATCTTCGAGGCAACCAGCATTGATCGTCGAGTCAAAAACATCAATCGACCTCGCCCGCTGACGCATGATTTGCTCGTTGGAGCAATCGAAATGATGGGTGGCGAACTGGAATCCGTGGTCATCAACGATCTACGTGACCACACCTACTTTGCAAACTTGCGAGTGAAACACAATGGCGAGACGCTTGATCTGGACGCCAGGCCTTCGGATGCGATCGCGGTTGCGGTGACCTGCGATCCGGCACTGCCAATTTTCATCGAAGAAGAAGTCCTCGAGCAGGCGCTTTCGTCGCTGTAG
- a CDS encoding 3-keto-disaccharide hydrolase: MRAFKTLRLIAIPVCIFLLGVCGCGTQQEKVLVPDLNASGEAQTETPPASESEHQTQESDKAVKSDSPRSADSHQTQDDDDVTALFDGETLNGWEKIEFGGEGDIEVIHGEIRMFAGDPLTGICVTDDTELPTANYEISLDGMKLEGSDFFCAITFPVNDTFCTLVVGGWGGTLVGLSNLDGKDASDNDTKLNKKFEKERWYNIRLQVLPERITAWIDEEKLIDESIKDVEVSIRNDVISTTPLGITNFATTSALRDIKLRKLD; the protein is encoded by the coding sequence ATGCGTGCCTTCAAAACATTGAGACTGATTGCGATTCCCGTTTGCATTTTCCTGCTTGGCGTTTGCGGTTGCGGAACGCAGCAGGAAAAAGTCCTGGTTCCGGATTTGAACGCGAGCGGCGAAGCACAAACGGAAACGCCACCGGCTTCCGAATCCGAACATCAAACGCAGGAATCCGATAAAGCAGTCAAATCTGATTCGCCCCGTTCGGCAGATTCGCACCAGACGCAGGACGACGATGATGTGACTGCTCTTTTTGATGGCGAAACACTAAACGGTTGGGAGAAGATCGAATTTGGCGGTGAAGGCGACATTGAAGTCATCCACGGCGAGATCCGCATGTTCGCCGGGGATCCGCTAACAGGCATTTGTGTGACCGATGACACGGAACTTCCAACGGCGAACTACGAAATTTCTCTGGACGGCATGAAGCTCGAAGGCAGCGATTTCTTCTGCGCGATCACGTTTCCGGTCAACGATACGTTTTGCACGCTGGTCGTCGGTGGCTGGGGCGGCACACTGGTCGGCCTGTCGAACCTGGACGGAAAAGACGCTTCGGACAACGACACGAAACTCAACAAGAAGTTTGAAAAGGAACGCTGGTACAACATTCGTCTTCAGGTTCTTCCGGAGCGGATAACTGCGTGGATCGATGAAGAAAAACTGATTGACGAATCAATCAAGGATGTCGAAGTTTCGATTCGAAACGACGTCATTTCGACCACGCCTTTGGGGATCACGAACTTTGCGACCACGTCGGCACTTCGCGATATCAAACTGCGCAAACTCGACTGA
- a CDS encoding aminotransferase class V-fold PLP-dependent enzyme → MNTTTESTLDPGNEAHWARFRHEFRVRADTVYLNHGSFGIALNKVRYRRDLLLRQLEIQPMDFFLRAYEPLLMAARQRLAEFIGTEAENLAFVDNATYAMNVVANSAPLEPGDEVLLTDQEYGAVKRIWEKKARETGIKIVQVALPEKIESQQQVVDLILQAVTPKTKLVIFSHIVSVSALILPAKAICDALRERNVLSCIDGPHAPMQIDVKLNQIGCDYYTASLHKWLCAPLGTGFLFVRASMRESVNAPITGWGRLDNSDFSGWEEEQFWLGTRNQTGALAVPEAISFFAEIGFENVRQRIHHLASVAESELIKLLGTGTIASRADGFYGSMAHVQLPDGDWSKLQEELWIQEGIEVPVWELNGKWWIRVSCHLYNSVKEIELLVAELEVRL, encoded by the coding sequence ATGAATACCACGACAGAATCAACACTCGATCCGGGCAACGAAGCACACTGGGCCAGGTTCCGGCATGAGTTCCGTGTTCGCGCCGATACGGTTTACCTCAACCACGGCTCGTTCGGAATCGCGCTTAACAAAGTTCGTTATCGTCGCGATTTGTTGTTGCGGCAGTTGGAAATCCAACCGATGGATTTCTTTCTGCGTGCCTACGAACCGCTACTTATGGCGGCGCGTCAACGGTTGGCAGAATTCATCGGCACCGAAGCCGAGAACCTTGCTTTCGTTGACAACGCAACCTACGCAATGAACGTGGTTGCGAATTCCGCGCCGTTGGAACCCGGCGATGAAGTCCTGTTAACGGATCAGGAGTATGGGGCTGTCAAACGGATTTGGGAAAAGAAAGCTCGGGAGACCGGGATCAAGATCGTTCAGGTTGCGCTTCCGGAAAAAATCGAATCGCAGCAGCAAGTCGTCGATCTGATCCTTCAGGCCGTGACGCCAAAGACAAAACTGGTTATTTTCAGTCACATTGTTTCGGTATCCGCTTTGATCTTGCCCGCCAAAGCAATCTGCGACGCGCTGAGGGAGCGAAATGTTTTGAGCTGCATCGATGGCCCACATGCTCCGATGCAGATCGATGTTAAACTGAATCAAATCGGCTGCGACTACTACACCGCCAGTCTTCACAAGTGGCTGTGCGCGCCGCTGGGAACCGGATTCCTGTTTGTTCGCGCGAGCATGCGTGAGTCTGTCAACGCGCCGATCACAGGATGGGGCAGGCTCGATAATTCTGACTTTTCCGGATGGGAAGAGGAGCAGTTTTGGTTGGGAACTCGCAACCAAACCGGTGCATTGGCGGTCCCAGAGGCGATTTCTTTCTTTGCCGAAATCGGATTCGAAAACGTCAGGCAACGGATTCACCATTTGGCTTCGGTCGCTGAGTCCGAGTTGATCAAGCTGCTGGGAACCGGAACGATTGCCAGTCGCGCCGACGGATTCTACGGATCGATGGCTCATGTTCAGCTTCCTGATGGCGACTGGAGCAAGCTCCAGGAAGAGCTGTGGATTCAGGAAGGCATCGAAGTTCCTGTTTGGGAACTGAATGGAAAGTGGTGGATTCGCGTTTCCTGTCACCTCTACAATTCGGTGAAAGAGATCGAGTTGCTGGTCGCTGAGCTGGAAGTGCGGCTTTGA
- a CDS encoding sigma-70 family RNA polymerase sigma factor: MWPEQQPTEELLAQAKVGDDSAVNQLMDRHRNSLRQLIRMRLDARIQKRVDVSDVVQDVLVEANRRLETYIGNPIMPFHLWLRQIAKDRIIDAHRRHRVSAKRSVDREQGMVIPRGHDHSSIQLASLLGDGGLTPAAAALQKEMAAKVEAAISLLDNKDCEIITMRHYEHLTNQEIGSILGLTEPAASMRYLRAIKRLKAMMQADETASGDAVG, encoded by the coding sequence ATGTGGCCTGAACAACAACCAACCGAAGAGCTTCTGGCTCAAGCCAAAGTCGGTGACGATTCCGCAGTCAATCAATTGATGGATCGACATCGGAACTCTCTTCGTCAGCTGATCCGAATGCGGCTCGACGCTCGAATTCAGAAACGAGTCGACGTTAGCGATGTCGTTCAGGACGTGCTTGTCGAAGCCAACAGGCGGCTGGAAACCTATATCGGCAATCCGATCATGCCGTTTCATCTTTGGCTGCGGCAAATCGCCAAAGACCGAATCATCGACGCCCATCGACGCCACCGCGTTTCAGCAAAACGTTCTGTTGATCGTGAGCAGGGGATGGTTATTCCGCGCGGCCACGACCACTCGTCGATTCAGCTGGCCTCATTGCTTGGCGACGGAGGACTAACACCTGCCGCGGCCGCATTGCAGAAAGAAATGGCCGCCAAAGTCGAAGCCGCGATCTCGCTGCTGGACAACAAAGACTGCGAAATTATCACGATGCGTCACTACGAGCACCTGACGAATCAGGAGATCGGTTCAATTCTCGGACTGACCGAGCCGGCGGCCAGTATGCGTTATCTTCGCGCGATCAAGCGACTCAAAGCCATGATGCAGGCAGACGAAACTGCTTCCGGGGACGCAGTCGGATAA
- a CDS encoding serine/threonine-protein kinase: MADGATHNQDEDSVHDQALANLFSQYTDRIIGGEELTLEDAVQEHPEFESDLRELWGIMVVTQAAGHHQRNLLSGETEFEFAGLELPFELGDYTLEQEIGRGGMGIVYEAVRKSDGRTVAIKMILKGDFATKVEKERFRAEAEAARRLNHPNIVPIYEIGEHEGLPYFCMKLIRGHTLSEKLTRGPMLPQQAAGIMASISDAIAYAHEQGVLHRDLKPSNIILDDKGIPHLADFGLAKAISGGARASLTRTGAILGTPSYMSPEQASGSRGNVGTASDIYSLGAILYHTLTGRAPFLGATPVETVLMVIEQSPIPLRTLNQRVDRNLEMVTLRCLQKPQDLRYQSAAMLRDDLRAFLDGRSVSAREGRFFQIIANLFRETHHAEILENWGLLWMWQGLVLLVASLLTFVYNQYLDVWNYRWPYILMWTLGIGVWAIVFWMLRRRMGPVTFVERQMAHVWASAMALVIFLFPLEWMLNLEVLDLAPMLALIAAMVFLVKAGILSGQFYVHSALMCVTAIVMMLHPEGSMILFGVTSASCFFLAGLKYYRRKKQGIARRNAFLK; the protein is encoded by the coding sequence ATGGCCGATGGCGCGACTCACAACCAGGATGAAGATTCCGTTCACGATCAAGCTCTGGCGAACCTGTTTTCCCAGTACACCGATCGAATCATCGGCGGCGAAGAACTGACGTTGGAAGACGCTGTTCAGGAGCACCCCGAATTCGAATCCGACTTGCGGGAGCTGTGGGGCATCATGGTCGTGACCCAGGCCGCCGGTCATCATCAGAGAAATTTACTCTCGGGCGAAACCGAGTTTGAGTTTGCCGGCCTGGAACTTCCGTTTGAGCTTGGCGACTACACGCTTGAGCAAGAAATTGGTCGTGGTGGAATGGGGATCGTCTACGAGGCGGTTCGAAAGTCTGACGGGCGAACCGTTGCCATCAAAATGATCCTCAAAGGTGACTTTGCGACCAAGGTTGAGAAGGAACGTTTTCGCGCCGAAGCTGAAGCCGCGCGAAGACTGAACCACCCGAACATCGTTCCCATCTACGAAATCGGTGAACACGAAGGCTTGCCGTATTTCTGCATGAAACTCATCCGCGGGCATACGCTTTCGGAGAAACTGACACGCGGCCCCATGTTGCCGCAACAGGCCGCCGGAATCATGGCTTCGATCAGTGACGCGATCGCGTACGCGCACGAACAAGGCGTGCTGCATCGTGACCTCAAGCCATCGAACATCATTCTGGACGACAAAGGGATTCCGCATCTGGCGGATTTCGGTCTGGCCAAAGCAATCTCAGGCGGAGCAAGAGCGTCGTTGACTCGTACTGGTGCCATTCTTGGGACACCGTCGTATATGTCGCCTGAGCAAGCCTCAGGGTCGCGAGGAAACGTCGGGACAGCCAGCGACATCTACAGCCTCGGCGCAATCCTTTATCACACGCTCACGGGGCGGGCTCCGTTTTTGGGTGCCACGCCGGTAGAAACGGTATTGATGGTGATCGAACAATCGCCAATTCCGCTTCGAACGCTCAATCAACGCGTCGATCGAAACCTCGAAATGGTTACGCTTCGATGCCTGCAGAAACCGCAGGACCTGCGATACCAGTCAGCAGCCATGCTGCGAGATGATCTTCGAGCCTTTCTCGATGGCCGTTCTGTTAGTGCCCGCGAGGGGCGATTTTTTCAGATAATCGCCAACCTGTTTCGAGAAACGCATCACGCAGAAATCCTCGAAAACTGGGGGCTGCTGTGGATGTGGCAAGGCCTCGTCCTGCTTGTCGCCAGCCTGTTAACGTTCGTCTACAACCAGTATCTGGACGTGTGGAACTACCGCTGGCCATATATTTTGATGTGGACGCTGGGGATCGGCGTATGGGCGATCGTGTTTTGGATGCTGCGTCGCCGAATGGGACCGGTGACTTTCGTCGAAAGGCAAATGGCACACGTCTGGGCATCGGCGATGGCGCTAGTGATCTTTCTGTTTCCGCTCGAGTGGATGCTGAATCTTGAAGTGTTGGATCTGGCGCCGATGTTGGCGTTGATTGCAGCGATGGTGTTTCTTGTTAAAGCCGGAATTCTGTCTGGCCAGTTTTACGTTCACTCCGCGCTCATGTGCGTGACCGCCATTGTCATGATGCTGCATCCGGAAGGCAGCATGATTCTGTTCGGAGTTACCTCCGCGAGTTGTTTCTTTCTTGCAGGCTTGAAGTACTACCGACGAAAGAAACAGGGCATCGCCAGACGCAATGCTTTTCTCAAATAG
- a CDS encoding Flp family type IVb pilin, whose protein sequence is MKNIVSKVQRFLKSEDGPTAVEYAIMLALIVIVCLAAIQSVGTNASSKFNQIATQLN, encoded by the coding sequence ATGAAGAACATCGTTTCAAAAGTACAACGTTTCTTGAAGTCTGAAGATGGCCCAACAGCTGTTGAGTACGCGATCATGCTTGCACTGATCGTTATCGTCTGCCTTGCAGCGATTCAATCTGTTGGTACCAACGCCAGCTCTAAGTTCAACCAAATTGCTACGCAATTGAACTAA
- a CDS encoding A24 family peptidase: MSEIFATMADNWVYWVVAIFAVVAAYIDGKELRVPNKLTFPMIFAGWIYSSIAYGMAGEGWYYGLMWSLIGTIVGGLTLLPFYSIGGMGAGDVKMMAAIGAWVHVTIVFMSFCIGAAVGGVIAVIMILMSGEAKKHYDQFWYLINEITTVQDPEKLSEIAAERKSTMRLLPYGIPMAIGTVIYLAWERMLV, translated from the coding sequence ATGAGCGAGATATTTGCCACCATGGCAGACAACTGGGTTTACTGGGTTGTCGCCATTTTTGCTGTCGTCGCAGCTTACATCGACGGAAAGGAACTTCGTGTTCCCAACAAACTAACATTCCCGATGATCTTCGCTGGCTGGATCTACAGCAGCATTGCTTACGGCATGGCTGGAGAGGGCTGGTACTACGGCCTGATGTGGAGCCTGATTGGCACGATCGTCGGCGGACTGACGCTGCTTCCATTTTACTCTATCGGAGGAATGGGAGCCGGCGACGTCAAAATGATGGCTGCGATCGGAGCATGGGTTCATGTCACCATCGTATTCATGTCGTTCTGTATCGGAGCAGCAGTTGGTGGCGTCATTGCCGTCATCATGATTCTGATGTCAGGCGAAGCAAAGAAACACTACGACCAGTTCTGGTATTTGATCAATGAGATCACGACCGTTCAGGATCCAGAGAAACTCAGCGAGATCGCTGCTGAGAGAAAAAGCACAATGCGTTTGCTGCCTTACGGCATTCCTATGGCAATTGGAACAGTTATCTACCTTGCCTGGGAACGAATGCTTGTCTGA
- the cpaB gene encoding Flp pilus assembly protein CpaB, whose protein sequence is MKSKQLVLIAIALLCGLVSAIGIIQAMGNSGDVAEKIPMGPVLVASAHLDHKAELTEENVSLENWPTNLIPEGAATDFAEVKSKFITTRLRTGQAIILDDVFNRNEIPGLAIPPNHKVINIKVPPEDLLGGLLRPGDRVDIIGIFNMRRGGEQKSETKTFLKGIRVFNIGASTSAQDSKKNGSASGIVGVLVTESQSEKIVWAKKNGEIRLAMIGDNVAASEEDPDFPMDEEEPEATPASMPSFDFTLPKAAPKFDKSKLRQVKVYSQGTVQISYFDDDGNQIEVQGSRGSMGPPVGMPSGARGLPPVDYEGFDGSAELPNGIEEDQYRGE, encoded by the coding sequence ATGAAATCAAAACAGCTCGTACTTATCGCCATCGCACTCCTGTGTGGTTTGGTATCCGCAATCGGAATCATTCAGGCAATGGGTAACAGTGGCGACGTCGCTGAAAAAATTCCAATGGGCCCGGTACTCGTTGCCAGCGCTCACCTTGACCACAAAGCAGAACTCACTGAAGAAAATGTGAGCCTCGAAAACTGGCCAACCAACCTGATTCCCGAAGGTGCGGCAACGGACTTTGCGGAAGTCAAAAGCAAGTTCATTACGACGCGTTTGCGTACCGGACAGGCGATCATCCTGGACGACGTTTTCAATCGTAACGAAATCCCTGGCTTGGCGATTCCTCCAAATCATAAAGTGATCAACATCAAGGTTCCGCCAGAAGATTTGCTGGGCGGATTGCTTCGACCTGGCGATCGCGTTGACATCATCGGCATTTTCAATATGCGTCGTGGTGGAGAGCAGAAATCAGAAACCAAGACTTTCCTCAAAGGGATCCGCGTCTTCAATATCGGTGCCAGCACTTCGGCTCAGGATTCGAAGAAGAACGGAAGTGCCAGCGGGATCGTTGGCGTTCTGGTAACCGAAAGTCAGTCTGAGAAGATCGTTTGGGCCAAGAAGAACGGCGAGATTCGTTTGGCGATGATCGGTGACAATGTCGCGGCTTCCGAGGAAGACCCGGATTTCCCAATGGACGAGGAAGAGCCGGAAGCAACTCCTGCGAGCATGCCCAGTTTTGACTTCACGCTGCCAAAAGCGGCACCCAAGTTTGACAAAAGCAAGCTTCGCCAAGTGAAGGTTTACTCTCAAGGCACGGTTCAGATTTCCTACTTTGACGACGACGGCAACCAAATAGAGGTTCAGGGCAGTCGTGGCAGTATGGGGCCTCCCGTAGGCATGCCAAGCGGGGCAAGAGGGTTGCCCCCGGTAGACTACGAAGGATTTGACGGTTCCGCTGAGCTTCCCAACGGCATCGAAGAAGATCAATATCGGGGTGAGTAG
- a CDS encoding type II and III secretion system protein family protein — translation MIKHLNCNLFCALLVALATIACSEASVSAQANLGQRFKVDDSVDQLELIAGAARRLKFKYDIPELVVENPEIVQATPVSPNEILITGLKPGVSTLTVSDADKNLQMINVEVKVDTRKLEMAFRNYFPDSQIKVHPLQTGVILAGHVARADQVANIMATARDFFPTNVVNQLQVNGNQNIAIKVKIYEVSRTKLRQLGIDWSYIDPEFSIVSSVSQIIQAVNRNSGVTAGENTLSFGVVDDGGTQFDTFIQTLERHSIAKLLDQPILVAQNGRPAEFLSGGEIPILIPAGLGTSTVEFRAFGTKLDMVPIVHGNGELTLEVRAEVSEVADDLASADGTPGFRVRRVNTGVKMKAGHTLALAGDYREDHAATKRGIPGLMHSPVFGPIFRTVEDTENETELVFLITPRFISDVDPASAPQLGPGQMTTAPTSRQLMVDGYLEVPRCTDDCPIPPSYSRQSMNGNMSQGYGVNPGNNGQAMPAGYPGIGNGAVAPQTPSFQSQSPNFGQTQPTNANPVQPVSFNRDLEQKASAAKKKTLLQRIGISIPKREEGNSQSGGGFMWPGANGQ, via the coding sequence ATGATCAAGCATCTGAATTGCAACCTGTTTTGTGCTCTTCTTGTTGCTCTGGCGACGATTGCCTGCTCTGAAGCTTCGGTTTCAGCTCAAGCCAATCTGGGACAGCGATTTAAGGTCGATGACTCAGTCGACCAGCTTGAATTGATCGCTGGTGCGGCCAGACGGCTCAAGTTCAAGTACGACATTCCCGAACTCGTTGTCGAGAATCCGGAAATCGTTCAGGCAACTCCGGTTTCGCCTAACGAGATCCTGATCACGGGACTCAAGCCTGGAGTCTCAACTCTGACGGTCAGCGATGCAGACAAGAATCTGCAGATGATCAACGTGGAAGTCAAAGTCGATACGCGAAAGCTGGAGATGGCTTTCCGCAACTACTTCCCGGACTCGCAAATCAAAGTTCACCCGTTGCAGACCGGTGTTATCCTTGCCGGGCATGTTGCCCGTGCCGATCAGGTCGCCAACATCATGGCAACGGCTCGTGATTTCTTTCCGACCAACGTCGTAAACCAGCTTCAGGTTAACGGTAACCAGAATATTGCGATCAAAGTCAAAATCTACGAAGTATCGAGAACGAAGCTTCGTCAATTGGGAATCGACTGGTCGTACATCGATCCTGAGTTCTCAATTGTTTCGAGTGTTTCTCAAATCATCCAGGCCGTCAACCGAAACAGCGGTGTTACAGCGGGCGAAAACACGCTTAGCTTCGGAGTCGTCGATGACGGCGGCACACAATTCGATACATTTATTCAAACGCTTGAGCGACACAGTATTGCGAAACTTTTGGACCAGCCAATTCTGGTTGCCCAGAACGGTCGCCCTGCTGAGTTCCTGTCTGGTGGAGAGATCCCAATTCTGATCCCTGCTGGCTTGGGTACCTCGACGGTTGAGTTCCGTGCCTTTGGTACCAAGCTTGACATGGTTCCGATCGTTCACGGCAACGGCGAACTGACTCTTGAAGTTCGTGCTGAAGTCTCAGAAGTCGCTGACGACCTCGCATCTGCCGATGGTACTCCCGGTTTTCGTGTCCGCCGCGTTAACACTGGCGTGAAAATGAAAGCCGGCCACACGTTGGCTCTCGCCGGTGACTACCGCGAGGATCACGCCGCAACCAAACGTGGAATCCCCGGTTTGATGCACAGCCCTGTGTTCGGACCAATCTTCCGTACCGTTGAAGATACAGAAAACGAAACTGAGTTGGTCTTCCTGATCACGCCACGCTTCATCAGCGACGTCGATCCTGCATCGGCTCCTCAGCTTGGCCCTGGCCAGATGACTACGGCTCCGACTTCGCGTCAGCTAATGGTTGATGGCTACCTCGAAGTGCCACGCTGTACTGACGATTGCCCAATCCCGCCTTCATACAGCCGCCAATCGATGAACGGAAACATGAGTCAGGGTTACGGAGTCAATCCCGGAAACAACGGACAGGCGATGCCAGCTGGCTATCCTGGCATTGGAAACGGTGCGGTTGCCCCTCAAACGCCTTCGTTCCAGAGCCAGTCACCGAACTTCGGGCAGACCCAACCAACGAATGCAAATCCTGTTCAACCGGTTTCCTTTAACAGGGATCTCGAACAGAAAGCCTCCGCTGCGAAAAAGAAAACTCTTCTCCAAAGAATCGGGATCAGTATTCCGAAACGAGAAGAAGGGAATTCTCAATCTGGTGGTGGATTCATGTGGCCTGGAGCTAACGGACAATAG